In the Nicotiana tabacum cultivar K326 chromosome 16, ASM71507v2, whole genome shotgun sequence genome, one interval contains:
- the LOC107819088 gene encoding uncharacterized protein LOC107819088: protein MFTNTQRQEERTGKYGTPRVEYLQELVTQFQNASSEETKEKIAANLANFAYDPYNYTFLRQLNVIELFLDCLTEPSERLVEFGIGGICNACADPANAALVTQNDGIPLVIQCLSSPVRNTVNYAVGALYYLCNASNKEEILKPEVIDAIKSYAAAGGVSTSFSNLAQSFLDKHV, encoded by the exons ATGTTCACGAATACCCAAAGGCAAGAAGAACGCACTGGAAAATATGGAACTCCGAGGGTGGAATACCTTCAG GAATTGGTAACTCAATTTCAGAATGCATCTTCTGAAG AGACAAAAGAGAAGATTGCTGCTAATTTGGCAAACTTTGCATATGATCCTTACAACTATACCTTTTTGCGCCAG CTTAATGTTATAGAACTTTTTCTCGACTGTTTAACTGAGCCTAGTGAGAGGCTTGTGGAGTTTGGGATTGGAGGAATCTGCAATGCTTGTGCTG ATCCAGCAAATGCTGCTCTTGTTACTCAAAATGATGGTATTCCTCTCGTCATCCAGTGTTTATCAAGTCCTGTTAGGAACACG GTAAATTATGCTGTAGGAGCTCTGTATTATCTTTGCAATGCATCAAACAAGGAAGAGATCTTAAAGCCAGAAGTAATTGATGCCATCAAAAGTTATGCAGCTGCTGGTGGAGTTAGTACAAGCTTCAGCAATTTGGCTCAGTCTTTCTTAGATAAACATGTCTAG